In Fibrobacter sp. UBA4297, a genomic segment contains:
- a CDS encoding branched-chain amino acid aminotransferase gives MCTFAKKVNTMQVDLNTVDWKTLPFGYYDTDYNVRCYYRNGEWGKIEVSSSKDISIHMAATCLHYGQEGFEGLKAYTGKDGKVRIFRVEENAKRMQNTANRILMAVPPVELFREMVHTVVKLNKRFVPPYGYGATLYIRPLLIGMSPEVGVKPADEYLLMMFVTPVGPYFKDGFKPVDMMISRNYDRAAPQGTGTVKVGGNYAASLQSLAEAKKLGYSSTIYLDAKEKKYIDECGPANFFGIKGKTYVTPKSESILPSITNKSLQQLAEYLGYTVERRQVPFEELAEFSETAECGTAAVITPIKKIVDPVAGKEFTYGDGKNPGPVCTELFTKYTAIQFGEAEDPFGWTEVVDL, from the coding sequence ATATGCACATTTGCAAAAAAGGTTAATACTATGCAAGTTGATTTGAATACTGTCGATTGGAAGACGCTCCCCTTCGGTTATTACGATACCGATTACAATGTCCGCTGCTACTACCGCAATGGTGAATGGGGCAAGATTGAAGTATCTTCTTCTAAGGACATTAGCATCCATATGGCCGCTACTTGCTTGCATTACGGCCAGGAAGGTTTTGAAGGCCTCAAGGCTTACACGGGCAAGGATGGCAAGGTCCGTATTTTCCGCGTCGAAGAAAACGCTAAGCGTATGCAGAATACGGCCAACCGTATTTTGATGGCTGTTCCGCCGGTTGAACTTTTCCGCGAAATGGTCCACACTGTGGTGAAATTGAACAAGCGCTTTGTTCCGCCTTATGGTTATGGCGCAACGCTCTACATCCGTCCGCTCCTGATTGGTATGAGCCCGGAAGTGGGTGTGAAGCCTGCTGATGAATATTTGCTTATGATGTTTGTGACTCCGGTGGGTCCGTACTTCAAGGATGGGTTCAAGCCGGTGGACATGATGATCAGCCGCAACTACGACCGCGCTGCTCCGCAGGGTACGGGTACGGTGAAGGTCGGCGGTAACTACGCTGCTAGCCTCCAGTCCCTCGCTGAAGCCAAGAAGCTCGGTTACTCCAGCACGATTTACCTCGATGCAAAGGAAAAGAAGTATATCGACGAATGCGGTCCGGCAAACTTCTTCGGCATCAAGGGCAAGACCTACGTGACTCCGAAGTCTGAATCCATTTTGCCGTCCATTACGAACAAGAGCTTGCAGCAGTTGGCTGAATACCTCGGCTACACTGTGGAACGCCGCCAGGTTCCGTTCGAAGAACTCGCTGAATTCAGCGAAACGGCTGAATGCGGTACGGCTGCCGTGATTACCCCGATCAAGAAGATTGTGGATCCGGTCGCCGGCAAGGAATTCACTTACGGTGACGGCAAGAATCCGGGTCCGGTCTGCACGGAACTCTTCACCAAGTACACTGCTATCCAGTTCGGCGAAGCGGAAGACCCGTTCGGCTGGACTGAAGTGGTGGATCTGTAG
- a CDS encoding HD domain-containing phosphohydrolase — MKNRIFAFNDTATFEKELVDFSNWCKENGSPTVCFQIHSEELDPEKLKPVWATLEHVFPNTPWFGNSTSGNIVDCEKASEISISAIIFEKPTTKIQILQYDFSNKSISDIAHEIVEEAKQNPWVKAVEIYHCISPFSTTNLCEGLDALAPNIQIFGGIVCSPDITSPNSCVFSSVGGHTTSGLLVVFYGGPEFYVESRKISGWKPIGRNFHVTRSKGNILYELSSLPAYEVYNKYLNIKNDKNFFYNALEFPMLYEHNGISIVRAAGASNPDGSLSMSSDIDEGSIVRLSYGEPQLILEKIKAESENAELFAPEVMHIFSCAARKAFWSKHEPTYEITAFKGLASSTGFFSHGEFLREKGFLNQHNITLVIASMREGAITKRGHAKGVIIPDENSTRLPLAARMATFIRETSFELEQINSRLRVMNEHLQDVATTDSLTGLENRLAFDALLETINQEDSQEDSWTMFLMDVNGLKYANDTFGHQAGDELIKAAAKAIKNTYGTSGNCFRIGGDEFAVITHVPIDSHYPLYSILQKNINEYNKKALYHLSIAVGASRLRSDSGIRKSISDWKMEADLNMYRDKVHYHKPVENDENQNLKDLISCLISVEEAKDSYTAHHSERVKAYSELIARSLGLSESSISLITHAAHLHDIGKIGIRDNVLTKPGKLTDEEFEIIKQHPVIGAKILMQSNYTHEMVQIVLHHHERYDGRGYPEGLKGEDIPIGARVIAIADSIDAMTSKRVYRDAMSLDYCREEIEKNLGKMYDPAIGKVVLEHWNEMVDSLLSMRSGRPKVI; from the coding sequence ATGAAAAACAGGATTTTTGCATTTAACGATACGGCAACATTTGAAAAAGAACTTGTCGATTTTAGCAATTGGTGCAAAGAAAACGGTTCGCCAACGGTATGCTTCCAGATTCATTCCGAAGAACTGGATCCAGAAAAGCTAAAACCCGTTTGGGCAACCCTGGAGCACGTCTTCCCCAACACGCCGTGGTTCGGAAACTCCACTAGCGGAAACATCGTAGACTGCGAAAAAGCAAGCGAAATTTCCATATCCGCCATCATTTTCGAAAAGCCGACGACAAAGATCCAGATTTTGCAGTACGACTTTTCCAACAAGTCCATCAGCGACATCGCCCACGAAATCGTGGAAGAAGCCAAGCAGAACCCCTGGGTAAAAGCGGTTGAAATCTACCACTGCATTTCGCCGTTTTCGACAACGAATCTTTGCGAAGGGCTCGACGCCTTGGCCCCGAACATCCAGATTTTTGGCGGCATCGTCTGCTCCCCCGACATCACGAGCCCGAATTCCTGCGTATTTTCATCCGTGGGCGGTCACACCACATCAGGCCTTTTAGTGGTGTTCTACGGCGGTCCGGAATTTTATGTAGAATCCCGCAAAATCAGCGGATGGAAGCCTATCGGCCGCAACTTCCACGTCACCCGCTCCAAAGGCAACATCCTTTACGAATTGAGCAGCCTCCCCGCCTACGAAGTTTACAACAAGTACCTGAACATCAAGAACGACAAAAACTTTTTCTACAACGCCCTTGAATTCCCAATGCTCTACGAGCACAACGGGATTTCCATCGTGCGTGCCGCAGGTGCCAGCAATCCGGACGGGTCGCTCTCTATGTCTTCGGATATTGACGAGGGTTCAATCGTCCGCCTCTCGTATGGCGAGCCGCAACTGATTCTCGAAAAAATCAAGGCCGAAAGCGAAAACGCCGAACTGTTCGCCCCCGAAGTCATGCACATATTCTCCTGTGCGGCTCGAAAGGCATTTTGGTCCAAGCACGAACCGACATACGAAATTACAGCGTTCAAGGGGCTCGCCTCCAGCACGGGATTTTTCTCGCACGGTGAATTCTTGCGCGAAAAGGGATTTTTAAACCAACATAACATCACGCTCGTCATTGCATCAATGCGCGAAGGCGCCATTACAAAACGGGGACACGCCAAAGGCGTCATAATTCCGGATGAAAATTCCACCCGTTTGCCACTCGCCGCCCGCATGGCCACATTCATTCGCGAAACGTCGTTTGAACTGGAACAGATCAACAGCAGGTTACGTGTCATGAACGAGCACCTGCAAGATGTCGCAACGACGGACAGCCTGACAGGACTCGAAAACAGGCTCGCATTCGATGCACTTCTAGAAACAATCAACCAGGAAGACTCCCAAGAAGATTCCTGGACCATGTTCCTGATGGACGTGAACGGCCTCAAATACGCAAACGACACCTTCGGCCACCAGGCCGGTGACGAATTGATCAAGGCCGCCGCCAAAGCCATCAAAAACACCTACGGCACCAGCGGGAACTGCTTTAGAATCGGCGGCGATGAATTCGCAGTCATCACGCATGTTCCGATAGATTCTCACTATCCGCTGTATTCCATACTGCAAAAGAACATCAACGAATACAATAAAAAGGCGCTTTACCATCTGTCGATAGCTGTAGGCGCAAGCCGCCTGCGCAGCGATTCCGGAATTCGCAAGTCCATCAGCGACTGGAAAATGGAAGCCGACCTGAACATGTATCGCGACAAGGTGCATTATCACAAGCCAGTTGAAAACGACGAAAACCAGAACCTCAAGGACTTGATTTCCTGCCTGATTTCAGTCGAAGAAGCTAAAGATTCCTATACGGCTCACCATTCTGAACGCGTAAAAGCCTACTCTGAATTGATAGCACGCTCTCTAGGCCTTTCAGAAAGTTCAATATCGCTGATTACTCACGCGGCACACCTGCATGATATCGGCAAAATAGGCATTCGAGACAACGTTCTTACAAAACCGGGAAAACTTACCGACGAAGAATTCGAAATCATCAAGCAGCACCCGGTCATTGGCGCAAAGATTCTAATGCAGTCGAACTACACGCACGAAATGGTGCAAATAGTGTTGCACCACCATGAACGCTACGACGGCCGTGGCTACCCCGAAGGCCTCAAAGGCGAAGACATCCCCATAGGCGCTCGCGTGATTGCCATCGCAGACTCCATTGACGCCATGACGAGCAAACGAGTTTACCGCGACGCCATGTCTTTGGACTACTGCCGTGAAGAAATCGAAAAAAATCTAGGCAAAATGTACGACCCCGCCATCGGCAAAGTCGTATTGGAACACTGGAACGAAATGGTCGATTCCCTGTTGTCCATGCGGAGCGGCCGCCCGAAAGTGATTTAA
- a CDS encoding type II toxin-antitoxin system RelE/ParE family toxin → MAKKYDVVVTPSAQKDLTEIKSYFANVLKTSSNSIFEKFLEQVRILKTHPFIYKVHQDSLLKLVGYRVIPIDKYLMFYVVRGNMVQIHRVLYAKRNYLQLLELDI, encoded by the coding sequence ATGGCTAAAAAGTACGACGTCGTCGTCACACCTTCAGCACAGAAAGACCTGACCGAAATCAAGTCCTATTTTGCGAATGTTCTGAAGACATCTTCAAATTCCATTTTCGAAAAATTTCTTGAACAGGTGAGAATCCTAAAGACGCACCCGTTTATCTACAAAGTCCATCAGGACTCGCTGCTGAAACTTGTTGGCTACAGAGTCATTCCTATAGACAAATACTTAATGTTCTATGTTGTCCGGGGCAACATGGTTCAGATCCATCGAGTTCTCTACGCCAAGCGAAACTATCTACAGCTGCTAGAGCTGGACATTTAA
- a CDS encoding chloride channel protein, with translation MNFSDFSKASQQFNQFSPEMKEQMMKMAKERIKEKMLKWFATPTFVLLGIALGAVIGALTACFGDISDRLTAIRDANPLYLIPALAIGGAAIAFAYKKWGRWTERGMDQVFAVGLKKETDFPLVAIPMAAVSTWLTQLFGGSAGREGAAMQIGSALSYNISKKLPFENAAHIMLITGLAAGFAGIFQAPMAATAFALEVLLVGHFELAALLPAAAAAFTACKVTSMLGFHKFSVDLNSLLDASGFSASIFTNEGALDGKFLVKLALMGILFGIVGGGFAKLLGLSQNFFAKKFPNNIKRIAIMGVGISALLLLFFQGRYAGLGTNLLDMSFASANAAGEAANAVGTAASIANASATGIAGYDWILKFALTILTLSAGFVGGVVTPLFAIGATFGIFIASVFGMPVALAAALGFAAVFASASNTLWAPILIAGEIFGFNCLPAFFIVCTVAYICNGGQSIYKQKKIRIKI, from the coding sequence ATGAATTTCAGTGATTTTTCAAAAGCAAGCCAACAGTTCAATCAGTTCAGCCCCGAAATGAAAGAACAGATGATGAAGATGGCCAAGGAACGCATCAAGGAAAAAATGCTCAAGTGGTTTGCGACTCCGACATTTGTGCTGCTAGGTATCGCCCTCGGCGCCGTCATCGGCGCACTCACCGCTTGTTTCGGAGACATTAGCGATAGACTCACGGCTATTCGCGACGCAAACCCTCTCTACCTCATCCCCGCACTCGCAATCGGCGGAGCAGCAATTGCTTTCGCGTACAAGAAATGGGGCCGCTGGACAGAGCGCGGCATGGACCAAGTCTTTGCAGTCGGACTCAAGAAAGAGACAGACTTTCCGCTTGTCGCCATCCCGATGGCAGCCGTGAGCACATGGCTCACGCAACTCTTTGGCGGAAGCGCCGGCCGCGAAGGCGCCGCTATGCAAATCGGCTCCGCGCTATCGTACAACATAAGTAAAAAGTTACCCTTTGAAAACGCAGCGCACATCATGCTCATAACAGGCCTTGCCGCAGGCTTTGCAGGAATTTTCCAAGCCCCGATGGCAGCCACAGCATTTGCCTTGGAAGTCTTGCTCGTCGGGCATTTTGAACTCGCCGCCCTACTCCCCGCTGCAGCCGCCGCATTCACCGCCTGCAAAGTTACAAGCATGCTTGGATTCCACAAGTTCAGCGTAGATTTGAATTCACTTCTTGATGCGAGCGGATTCTCGGCAAGCATCTTCACGAACGAAGGCGCTCTTGACGGCAAGTTCCTTGTGAAGCTTGCGCTGATGGGCATACTCTTCGGCATTGTCGGCGGTGGATTTGCAAAACTCCTCGGACTCTCGCAGAACTTTTTTGCAAAGAAGTTCCCGAACAACATCAAGCGCATCGCCATTATGGGCGTTGGCATAAGTGCTTTGCTCCTCCTCTTTTTCCAGGGCCGTTACGCCGGACTTGGAACAAACTTGTTGGATATGAGTTTTGCTTCTGCAAATGCGGCCGGAGAAGCTGCGAATGCTGTTGGAACTGCCGCGAGCATTGCTAACGCGAGTGCCACCGGGATTGCCGGATACGACTGGATTCTGAAATTCGCACTCACGATTCTTACGCTCTCCGCCGGATTCGTAGGCGGTGTCGTCACCCCGCTTTTTGCTATCGGCGCAACCTTCGGAATTTTCATCGCGAGCGTGTTCGGAATGCCCGTTGCCCTCGCCGCAGCACTCGGCTTCGCCGCAGTTTTCGCAAGCGCAAGCAACACACTCTGGGCCCCCATCCTCATCGCAGGCGAAATTTTCGGATTCAATTGCCTCCCAGCATTCTTCATCGTCTGCACCGTAGCCTACATCTGCAATGGCGGGCAATCCATTTACAAACAAAAAAAGATAAGAATCAAGATTTAA
- a CDS encoding acyltransferase family protein: MENSTAQLGQVAKRNEVLNLLKGLACIAVVFIHIHFPGVVGIIIWKSLASFAVPSFLMIAGYFAFGKDETVIKRRMIKILKIFAFGYLCFLGYNAFFQVLRGSVVEWLSLNFKYTTPIKYAVFCTIDFAIPLWYLIAMAETYFVWHFVVKHKKENRALFIMPLLFVFKIVLTTYCATKDLPWMFHINFLTGAMPYFLFGYYLRSKEKFFKSFRYSSVLLVIVVGSLASLIPLLCDFPIKISCIGNIIYSLAIFTLAIKIPDKSYCKPLEYVGDKLSLNVYIFHMLVSSVLYIVCSRYLLNIDLHVGLLSWIHPILVVVLTMAWAQFLEKVKIRF, from the coding sequence ATGGAAAATAGTACTGCCCAATTGGGGCAAGTCGCAAAGAGAAATGAAGTTCTTAATTTACTTAAAGGACTTGCTTGTATAGCTGTGGTTTTTATCCACATTCATTTCCCGGGAGTTGTCGGCATCATTATTTGGAAGTCTTTGGCTTCTTTTGCTGTTCCTTCATTTCTTATGATTGCAGGGTATTTTGCCTTTGGAAAGGATGAAACCGTTATAAAGAGAAGAATGATAAAAATTTTAAAAATATTTGCTTTTGGCTATCTCTGTTTTCTGGGTTACAATGCTTTTTTTCAAGTTCTTCGGGGCTCTGTTGTAGAGTGGCTGTCGTTAAATTTTAAATATACGACTCCTATTAAATATGCTGTTTTCTGCACGATTGATTTTGCAATACCTCTTTGGTATTTGATTGCTATGGCTGAAACATACTTTGTTTGGCATTTTGTTGTTAAGCATAAAAAGGAGAACAGAGCTCTTTTTATTATGCCATTGTTGTTTGTTTTTAAGATTGTTTTGACTACATATTGCGCAACGAAAGATTTGCCTTGGATGTTCCATATAAATTTTTTAACAGGAGCGATGCCATATTTCCTTTTTGGATATTATCTTCGATCAAAAGAAAAATTTTTCAAGTCTTTTCGTTATTCGTCCGTTTTGTTGGTAATTGTTGTTGGAAGTCTTGCTTCTTTAATTCCTTTGCTTTGTGATTTTCCAATAAAGATTTCATGTATAGGGAATATTATCTATTCTCTTGCAATTTTTACATTGGCTATTAAAATTCCTGATAAATCATATTGTAAACCATTGGAATATGTTGGAGATAAATTGTCCTTGAATGTTTATATATTCCATATGTTAGTTTCTAGCGTTCTATATATTGTCTGTAGCAGATATCTTTTGAATATTGATTTACATGTGGGCTTATTAAGTTGGATCCATCCAATTTTAGTTGTCGTTTTGACGATGGCTTGGGCTCAATTTCTTGAAAAGGTTAAAATCCGTTTCTAA
- a CDS encoding type II toxin-antitoxin system RelE/ParE family toxin, with product MPSKKFMVEWSESASNDLRSIVFHIAKESKKNAKDSFARIKKESLVLESFPDLGKVPNELDKLQIGGFRELVISPWRVIYRKENNKVVVVAVVDSRRDLEDAVWNRMMYPFM from the coding sequence ATGCCCTCTAAAAAATTTATGGTTGAATGGTCTGAATCTGCATCCAATGATTTAAGGTCTATTGTTTTTCATATTGCAAAGGAAAGCAAAAAGAATGCTAAAGATTCTTTTGCTAGAATAAAGAAAGAGAGTCTTGTTCTAGAAAGTTTTCCTGATTTAGGGAAGGTCCCTAATGAATTGGATAAATTACAAATAGGTGGGTTCCGTGAACTTGTGATTTCTCCATGGCGTGTTATCTATCGCAAGGAGAATAATAAGGTGGTTGTTGTTGCTGTTGTTGATTCTAGGCGTGATTTAGAAGATGCTGTTTGGAATCGTATGATGTATCCGTTTATGTAA
- a CDS encoding type II toxin-antitoxin system Phd/YefM family antitoxin, with protein sequence MQKLENIKPISYIKANAAKVLDHVNETRAPYIVTQNGEARGVIVDTETFQTMQDALKLFKLIAQSEAEIAKGKVIRQKDLFDALERELDAL encoded by the coding sequence ATGCAGAAATTGGAAAATATCAAACCGATATCGTATATCAAGGCTAATGCTGCAAAGGTGTTAGATCATGTGAATGAAACGCGGGCTCCATATATAGTCACGCAAAATGGGGAAGCTCGTGGCGTGATTGTCGATACGGAAACTTTTCAGACAATGCAAGATGCTCTGAAGCTTTTCAAGCTTATTGCGCAAAGTGAAGCTGAAATAGCAAAAGGAAAAGTTATTCGTCAAAAAGACCTGTTTGATGCTTTGGAGCGAGAACTTGATGCCCTCTAA
- a CDS encoding CotH kinase family protein gives MKKIVSGVALFGISFGLVLSACGDSNEGSVNPMVPGLSEVSSSSEAAGFGDGLSSALLPGLSSAGVPGGAGTSSGVPSLSNSSSSSNANLSSGTLYVPSSSSVPVVVPQFEGVSPVFFSEVSPMNANFKDNDGSDPGWVEFYNSSDAPVDLKGYSLTDDLTNLHRWTFGDAVIPAKSYMLVFLSGKNYPDYIAPSDSIDLMGTDCSSETSGGGGNFNFPGMGGGMGGDFGNPGAGGAAVNSQDVVNLPGKTSLCFSEGGVQQIGSVLKVAQGGSYSRVVVKPNSANLGKVDQLVVRGFITKNHKIRLNFKEGDALSEWSGKNLRGTGDASSIYYVRLDDNAKDLNRNKVTAATFASETQGSETTTIQIMSFIARKRGHEPHASFKIGKDGGSLFFVNRESALVDSVRFGVVPSTASWSRDGAGKWGFATPSPYGHTVGEVFAEQAQVAEVNIPPSGFYTSAVTATFPAGTRCEQGGAEVNANSPVVQTTLTFNATTVLRCRTYATGSYPSEEIIRTYVFEQAPSLAALFVTTDPLSMFSPDSGLYMKGNGASMMDPKKGANFWSNRELPVYVEFMEPGKPKAPAFGIMGDYKITGQYSRAKEKKSFAVTMREEYGEKRLKYTLFPDHPELKKFKAFSVRNFGNNSGDEYVRDRLGTSMTDGLGVDYQRGRYIVVYYNGKYYGIHDLRERNNEYYYETKYGYDPNDIDLLETSASGTDEASAGSSADYKAMLDWLQSNELKSEANYNKIADQIDIDNYISYMQTEMFLNNSDWPHNNMKKWRVASQKTKWKWFLYDTDFGFGVSYNTQTGNVFNYVTNANGTNNGMGGFNFPGVGGGQQQAGGSISPHTILMIRLLGNEGFKNAFINRFSVLLSMNFSADRLLKRIDELQSQVQSEMARDQQFWNYNASSMSSNLETVKSYAQTRQADLRGQMETYFSLSSPVEMTLTAQGSGTILVDGLALDKSSMKVSFYSGVPVTLTAQASSGSSFTGWSDGVTDVTRKVNPGEVTSVTAVFR, from the coding sequence ATGAAAAAAATTGTTTCTGGTGTAGCGTTATTTGGGATTAGTTTTGGTTTGGTTTTATCGGCGTGCGGGGATTCGAACGAAGGTTCGGTTAATCCGATGGTGCCTGGCTTAAGTGAAGTCAGTTCTAGTTCTGAGGCCGCGGGCTTTGGTGATGGCCTTTCTAGCGCTTTGTTGCCGGGACTTTCTTCGGCGGGCGTCCCGGGCGGGGCTGGAACATCGAGTGGTGTACCTTCTCTATCAAATTCGTCTTCATCTTCGAATGCGAATTTGTCGTCTGGCACTTTGTATGTCCCGTCGTCAAGTTCTGTGCCTGTTGTGGTACCGCAATTTGAGGGCGTGAGTCCTGTTTTTTTCTCGGAAGTTTCTCCGATGAATGCGAATTTCAAGGACAACGATGGAAGTGATCCGGGCTGGGTTGAATTTTACAACTCGTCGGATGCGCCTGTGGATTTGAAAGGGTATTCGTTAACGGATGACTTGACTAATTTGCACCGCTGGACTTTTGGCGATGCGGTTATCCCCGCAAAGAGCTACATGCTCGTATTCCTTTCGGGCAAGAACTATCCCGATTACATTGCGCCTTCGGATTCCATCGACTTGATGGGAACGGATTGCAGTTCGGAAACATCTGGTGGTGGGGGCAACTTCAATTTCCCTGGCATGGGTGGCGGCATGGGTGGTGACTTTGGCAATCCCGGTGCAGGGGGTGCTGCGGTCAATTCCCAAGATGTCGTAAATTTGCCAGGAAAAACTTCGCTGTGCTTTAGTGAAGGCGGAGTGCAACAGATTGGTTCTGTGCTGAAGGTGGCGCAGGGAGGCTCGTATTCGCGCGTTGTGGTCAAGCCGAATTCGGCAAATCTTGGAAAGGTCGACCAGCTTGTTGTGCGCGGGTTCATTACCAAAAATCACAAGATTCGCTTGAATTTCAAGGAAGGTGATGCGCTCAGCGAATGGAGCGGCAAGAATCTCCGCGGTACAGGCGATGCTTCTTCGATTTATTACGTCCGCCTGGATGACAATGCAAAAGACCTGAATCGTAACAAAGTGACGGCAGCGACGTTTGCCAGTGAAACTCAGGGGAGTGAAACGACAACGATTCAGATAATGTCTTTTATTGCACGCAAGCGCGGTCATGAACCGCACGCTTCGTTCAAAATTGGTAAAGATGGTGGTTCGTTGTTCTTTGTGAATCGTGAAAGTGCTCTTGTCGATTCGGTGCGATTTGGTGTTGTGCCATCGACTGCATCCTGGTCGCGTGATGGGGCTGGCAAGTGGGGTTTTGCAACGCCTTCGCCTTATGGACATACGGTGGGCGAGGTCTTTGCGGAACAGGCGCAAGTGGCTGAAGTCAACATTCCGCCTTCTGGATTCTACACGTCTGCGGTGACAGCGACATTCCCGGCGGGCACGCGTTGCGAACAGGGCGGTGCCGAGGTCAATGCAAATTCTCCGGTGGTGCAGACGACATTGACGTTTAATGCGACGACTGTTCTACGTTGCCGTACTTATGCAACCGGCTCCTATCCGAGCGAAGAAATTATCCGTACTTACGTTTTTGAACAAGCTCCATCGCTTGCTGCTTTGTTTGTGACGACGGATCCGCTTTCGATGTTCAGTCCCGATAGTGGCCTTTACATGAAGGGCAATGGCGCCTCAATGATGGATCCAAAGAAGGGCGCAAACTTTTGGAGTAACCGCGAACTCCCGGTCTATGTAGAATTTATGGAACCAGGAAAGCCGAAAGCGCCTGCGTTTGGCATCATGGGCGATTACAAGATTACTGGCCAGTACAGTCGTGCAAAAGAAAAGAAATCCTTTGCAGTGACCATGCGCGAGGAATATGGCGAAAAACGTCTCAAGTACACGTTGTTCCCAGATCACCCGGAACTCAAAAAGTTCAAGGCGTTCTCGGTTCGCAATTTTGGTAACAATAGTGGCGACGAGTATGTGCGCGACCGTTTGGGTACCTCCATGACGGATGGCCTCGGCGTGGATTACCAGCGTGGACGTTATATTGTTGTGTATTACAATGGCAAGTATTATGGTATTCATGACTTGCGTGAACGCAATAACGAATATTATTACGAAACAAAGTACGGTTACGACCCGAACGATATCGACCTGCTTGAAACATCGGCAAGCGGTACAGACGAGGCTAGTGCCGGATCTTCTGCGGATTACAAGGCTATGCTGGATTGGTTGCAAAGTAATGAGCTTAAATCGGAAGCGAACTACAATAAGATTGCTGACCAGATTGATATCGACAACTATATCAGTTACATGCAGACAGAAATGTTCTTGAACAACAGCGACTGGCCGCACAACAATATGAAAAAGTGGCGTGTCGCAAGTCAGAAGACGAAGTGGAAATGGTTCCTGTACGATACGGACTTTGGCTTTGGCGTGTCTTACAATACACAGACCGGCAACGTTTTTAACTATGTGACTAATGCCAATGGTACGAACAACGGCATGGGCGGATTCAATTTCCCGGGCGTAGGGGGCGGACAACAGCAAGCTGGAGGCTCTATTTCTCCGCATACGATTCTCATGATCCGCTTGCTCGGTAACGAGGGCTTCAAGAATGCGTTTATCAACCGCTTTAGCGTGCTCCTTTCGATGAATTTCTCTGCAGATAGGCTTCTCAAGCGCATCGATGAATTGCAATCGCAGGTGCAGTCCGAAATGGCGCGCGATCAGCAGTTTTGGAACTATAACGCAAGCAGCATGAGCAGTAACCTTGAAACGGTAAAGAGCTATGCACAAACACGTCAGGCTGATTTACGAGGGCAAATGGAAACGTATTTCTCGCTGAGTTCCCCGGTCGAAATGACGTTAACGGCACAGGGCTCAGGCACGATTCTCGTGGATGGGCTCGCATTGGACAAGTCTTCGATGAAGGTCTCGTTCTATTCGGGGGTTCCGGTCACGCTTACGGCTCAGGCAAGTTCTGGAAGCTCGTTCACGGGCTGGAGCGATGGCGTTACGGATGTGACCCGCAAGGTGAATCCGGGTGAAGTCACGTCGGTTACTGCCGTATTCAGGTAG
- a CDS encoding type II toxin-antitoxin system Phd/YefM family antitoxin, with translation MPTIRPISDLRNNFTSVAETVHKYDEPMYLTKNGVGDMVVMSIECYEKQMAQLELYSKLAEAISEVERGAECADAEKFLKDLMNG, from the coding sequence ATGCCGACCATTCGACCAATTTCTGATTTACGAAACAACTTCACAAGTGTTGCCGAGACCGTCCACAAATACGACGAGCCCATGTACCTCACCAAAAACGGCGTGGGAGACATGGTCGTGATGTCTATCGAATGTTACGAAAAACAGATGGCGCAGTTGGAACTGTATTCAAAACTTGCCGAAGCAATCTCTGAAGTAGAACGCGGTGCAGAATGCGCCGATGCGGAAAAATTCTTGAAGGACCTGATGAATGGCTAA